A region from the Oceanidesulfovibrio marinus genome encodes:
- a CDS encoding DHHW family protein, with protein sequence MSGKPKAYDAARAEAKRYPGERLVLILFFVFMLAPLAANLLGLEFFTDNFEKRTKATFPPFNLQDKNIYRFPTRFNEYFNDHFGLRDVMIRGYVTLKKDVMHATQINKVILGEGKWLYFKYETPDGDPIATYMGTNLMTGRELRLYTKVLNSWNDWMKEKGVPMLLMIPPDKESIYPEYLPPQVKKVRDYNRTDQILDALKKDTTFPVVNPCPALLEHKKEPLFLHTDTHWTSLGAFFGYQQFMKTAATMLPQWNLRIPERDDFKWTLVPYPSGDLGRMLMNFDPKLDRNLAFEPKPIAKREGPKPKLLFFGDSFSWGLMPYLKLQFEVHRIALEDAVYKTTFEDVLPSSFLESFKPDLFMFEVVERNAHILKTIGVEQ encoded by the coding sequence ATGTCCGGAAAGCCCAAAGCATACGACGCGGCCCGCGCAGAGGCGAAACGCTATCCCGGCGAGAGGCTCGTCCTTATTCTCTTCTTCGTGTTCATGCTCGCCCCGCTGGCGGCCAACCTGTTGGGCCTCGAGTTCTTCACGGACAACTTCGAGAAGCGTACCAAAGCGACGTTCCCGCCCTTCAACCTGCAAGACAAGAACATCTACCGCTTTCCGACGCGGTTCAATGAATACTTCAACGACCACTTCGGCCTGCGCGACGTGATGATCCGCGGCTACGTGACGCTCAAGAAAGACGTGATGCACGCCACCCAGATCAACAAGGTCATTCTGGGCGAAGGTAAGTGGCTCTATTTCAAGTACGAGACTCCCGATGGAGATCCCATCGCCACATACATGGGCACCAATCTGATGACCGGCAGGGAGCTCAGGCTGTACACCAAGGTGCTCAACTCATGGAACGACTGGATGAAGGAAAAGGGCGTTCCGATGCTGCTGATGATCCCGCCGGACAAGGAATCCATCTATCCGGAGTACCTGCCGCCACAGGTGAAGAAGGTGCGGGACTACAACAGAACCGACCAGATACTCGATGCACTCAAAAAGGATACGACGTTCCCGGTGGTCAATCCGTGCCCTGCTCTGCTGGAGCACAAAAAAGAGCCGCTCTTCCTGCACACGGACACCCATTGGACATCACTCGGCGCGTTCTTCGGCTACCAGCAGTTCATGAAAACGGCCGCCACCATGCTGCCGCAGTGGAACCTCAGGATTCCAGAACGGGACGACTTCAAGTGGACGCTGGTTCCCTATCCCTCGGGCGACCTGGGCCGGATGCTCATGAACTTCGACCCGAAGCTCGACCGCAACCTGGCCTTCGAGCCCAAGCCCATCGCCAAGCGCGAGGGGCCGAAGCCCAAGCTGCTGTTCTTTGGCGACTCTTTCTCCTGGGGACTCATGCCTTATCTGAAGTTGCAGTTCGAGGTACATCGCATAGCGCTGGAAGACGCCGTTTACAAAACCACGTTCGAAGATGTCCTCCCCTCCTCGTTCCTGGAGAGTTTCAAACCCGACCTCTTCATGTTCGAGGTTGTGGAGCGCAACGCGCACATACTCAAGACGATCGGCGTTGAGCAATGA
- a CDS encoding MBOAT family O-acyltransferase: MVFSSPLFLFLYLPLVLGIYLLGGKKLRNFILFAASIFFYAWGEPFHVGLLLASIGLNFIFGLLIDTPESGKSRRKLLLGVGVAINLLLLLHFKYANFIVVNLNQLAADLGTEPWITEYHRVHLPIGISFFTFQAVSYLIDVYRGLSQPQKSPLKLGLYISMFPQLIAGPIVRYEHVAAEMEHREMTLPMWSVGVRRFVIGLAKKVFIANTMGALADQVMTLPPNEISTSLAWLGAICYTMQIFYDFAGYSDMAIGLGLIFGFHFPENFNYPYISRSLQEFWRRWHITLSTWFRDYLYIPLGGSRRGSVRTYVNIAIVFTLTGIWHGASWNFLFWGAFHGLFLIFERLGLKKALERLPAVVSHVYCILVFVIGWVFFRIDDIGEAWRYVGAMFGMHSAKPLFDTSIYVNTELVITLALAFLFSMPVAPWLENKAEMLRSGPGRTVVASVQGAFMVLMLMIAVFYTASSTYNPFIYFRF, translated from the coding sequence ATGGTATTCAGCTCGCCACTTTTCCTGTTTCTCTACCTGCCCCTTGTGCTCGGCATATACCTGCTGGGCGGCAAGAAGCTGCGGAATTTCATCCTTTTTGCGGCGAGCATCTTCTTCTACGCCTGGGGAGAGCCGTTCCACGTCGGCCTGCTCCTCGCCTCCATCGGCCTCAACTTCATATTCGGCCTGCTCATCGACACGCCGGAGTCAGGCAAGTCCCGCCGCAAGCTGCTCCTCGGCGTCGGCGTGGCCATCAACCTGCTCCTGCTGCTGCACTTCAAGTACGCCAACTTCATCGTTGTAAACCTGAACCAGCTGGCGGCGGACCTGGGCACCGAGCCGTGGATCACGGAGTATCACAGGGTCCACCTGCCCATCGGCATCTCCTTCTTCACCTTCCAGGCCGTCTCTTATCTCATAGACGTATACCGCGGACTGTCCCAACCGCAGAAGAGCCCGCTCAAGCTCGGCCTGTACATCTCCATGTTCCCGCAGCTCATCGCCGGGCCCATCGTGCGCTACGAGCACGTGGCCGCGGAGATGGAGCACCGCGAGATGACGCTGCCCATGTGGTCCGTTGGCGTGCGCCGCTTCGTCATCGGCCTGGCCAAGAAGGTCTTCATCGCCAACACCATGGGCGCGCTGGCCGACCAGGTGATGACTCTGCCGCCCAACGAGATATCCACGTCCCTCGCCTGGCTCGGCGCCATCTGCTACACCATGCAGATCTTCTACGACTTCGCCGGGTACTCGGACATGGCCATCGGCCTGGGCCTCATCTTCGGCTTCCACTTCCCGGAGAACTTCAACTACCCGTACATCTCGCGCTCGCTCCAGGAGTTCTGGCGACGCTGGCACATCACCCTGTCCACGTGGTTCCGCGACTATCTGTATATTCCCTTGGGCGGCAGTCGCCGTGGTTCCGTGCGGACATACGTGAACATTGCCATCGTTTTCACCCTGACGGGCATATGGCACGGCGCGAGCTGGAACTTCCTGTTCTGGGGCGCGTTCCACGGCCTCTTCCTGATTTTCGAGCGGCTGGGCCTGAAAAAGGCGCTGGAGCGGCTGCCGGCCGTGGTCTCGCATGTGTACTGCATACTCGTCTTCGTCATCGGCTGGGTCTTCTTCCGCATCGATGACATCGGTGAAGCCTGGCGCTATGTGGGCGCAATGTTTGGCATGCACAGCGCCAAGCCGCTGTTCGACACCAGCATTTACGTCAACACGGAGCTCGTCATCACCCTTGCCCTCGCCTTCCTCTTCAGCATGCCGGTGGCCCCATGGCTGGAAAACAAGGCCGAAATGCTGCGCTCCGGTCCGGGTCGGACCGTCGTAGCCAGCGTCCAGGGCGCTTTCATGGTGCTGATGCTGATGATCGCCGTGTTCTACACCGCGAGCTCCACCTACAACCCGTTCATCTACTTCCGTTTCTAA
- a CDS encoding NYN domain-containing protein, which translates to MKTSIFIDGGFLKSKYRQYNNAFPNAEEVAAICNDKIMGSPQLKDDFLFRIHYYDCHPYAGHITDPATGDTVDYSQTPSARAQDNFLLRLSEQEKFFMQVGELVFNGWRLPPDKIEEILSAGANLSSQDLIPDFRQKQVDINIGLDIAWLATTHMVDKLVLVAGDSDLTPAMAFARRHGLLVYLATLGQTVKQEMIRNSDGLINIFI; encoded by the coding sequence ATGAAGACATCTATTTTCATCGACGGTGGATTTCTGAAATCGAAGTATCGCCAGTACAACAATGCATTCCCCAACGCCGAGGAAGTCGCAGCCATCTGCAACGACAAGATCATGGGCTCGCCCCAGCTCAAGGACGACTTCCTCTTCCGCATCCACTACTACGACTGCCACCCCTACGCCGGCCACATCACCGACCCTGCCACCGGCGACACCGTAGACTACAGCCAGACCCCTTCGGCCAGGGCGCAGGACAACTTCCTGCTGCGGCTCTCCGAGCAGGAGAAGTTCTTCATGCAGGTGGGCGAGCTGGTCTTCAACGGCTGGCGGCTGCCCCCGGACAAGATAGAGGAAATCCTCTCTGCCGGCGCCAACCTGAGCTCCCAGGACCTCATCCCGGACTTCCGCCAGAAGCAGGTGGACATCAACATCGGCCTGGACATCGCTTGGCTGGCCACCACCCACATGGTGGACAAGCTCGTGCTCGTGGCCGGAGACTCCGACCTCACCCCGGCCATGGCCTTTGCCAGACGCCACGGCCTGCTGGTCTACCTGGCCACTCTCGGCCAGACCGTGAAGCAGGAGATGATCCGCAACTCCGACGGGCTCATCAACATTTTCATCTGA
- a CDS encoding BMP family ABC transporter substrate-binding protein — MQRTIRFVALFCALAVFCCAAAVANAAEKKDKVKAAFALLETIDDQGWTTAHYDGIQYLQEKLGDKVEVGYTENVINPADAERVLRDYAEQGYDVIFATTFGHMDPALQVAKDFPDTTFEHCSGYKTAPNMGTYFGRMYQAEYLAGYMAGLMGYSNVGTVATQPIPEPIRGINAFTLGLTRGLDEAGIKYDPEKINTVTWLKAWRDPINETTLAETLAARGHDLIRQMADTPDSAKAACAAGTPAIGYGVDSAKYGADCALVSTEWNWGPIYVQQVQQVLDGDWKMQEYWGGFEDNAIKISEFNKDVPQDVQDKVNAVKKEFEAGNEAIFTGPIYAQNGTLMVKEGEQASDGDLLTMRWLVKGVSGSIPE; from the coding sequence ATGCAACGCACAATTCGTTTCGTCGCGCTCTTTTGTGCCCTCGCCGTATTCTGTTGCGCGGCCGCGGTGGCCAACGCCGCCGAGAAAAAGGACAAGGTAAAGGCTGCCTTCGCCCTGCTCGAAACCATCGACGACCAGGGCTGGACCACCGCCCATTACGACGGCATCCAGTACCTGCAGGAGAAGCTCGGCGACAAGGTCGAGGTCGGCTACACCGAGAACGTCATCAACCCGGCCGACGCCGAGCGCGTGCTCCGCGACTACGCCGAGCAGGGCTATGACGTCATCTTCGCCACCACCTTCGGCCACATGGACCCGGCCCTGCAGGTGGCCAAGGACTTCCCGGACACCACCTTCGAGCACTGCTCCGGCTACAAGACCGCGCCCAACATGGGCACCTACTTCGGCCGCATGTACCAGGCCGAGTACCTGGCCGGCTACATGGCCGGGCTCATGGGCTACAGCAACGTGGGCACCGTAGCCACCCAGCCCATTCCCGAGCCCATCCGCGGCATCAACGCCTTCACCCTGGGCTTGACCCGCGGCCTGGACGAGGCCGGCATCAAGTACGATCCCGAGAAGATCAACACCGTGACCTGGCTCAAGGCGTGGCGCGATCCCATCAACGAGACCACCCTGGCCGAAACCCTGGCCGCCCGCGGCCACGACCTCATCCGCCAGATGGCCGACACCCCGGATTCCGCCAAGGCCGCCTGCGCCGCCGGAACCCCGGCCATCGGTTACGGCGTGGACTCCGCCAAGTACGGCGCCGACTGCGCCCTGGTCTCCACCGAGTGGAACTGGGGCCCCATCTACGTGCAGCAGGTCCAGCAGGTTCTGGACGGCGACTGGAAGATGCAGGAGTACTGGGGCGGTTTCGAGGACAACGCCATCAAGATCTCCGAGTTCAACAAGGACGTGCCCCAGGACGTGCAGGACAAGGTCAACGCCGTGAAGAAAGAGTTCGAGGCCGGCAACGAGGCCATCTTCACCGGCCCCATCTACGCCCAGAACGGCACCCTGATGGTCAAGGAAGGCGAGCAGGCCTCCGACGGCGACCTGCTCACCATGCGCTGGCTGGTCAAGGGCGTCTCCGGCTCCATCCCCGAGTAA
- a CDS encoding TMEM165/GDT1 family protein, producing MDWKLLATTFGTLFVAELGDKTQLACILLTAKTEKPWTVLLGSSLALVLVSALGVAFASFICQYIPADVVKKVAAVGFVIIGVLIYFDKL from the coding sequence ATGGATTGGAAGTTGCTCGCAACCACCTTCGGCACGTTGTTCGTGGCCGAGCTCGGCGACAAGACGCAGCTGGCGTGCATCCTGCTTACCGCAAAGACGGAAAAACCGTGGACCGTGCTCCTGGGCTCCTCCCTGGCCCTGGTGCTGGTCAGCGCACTGGGCGTGGCCTTTGCCTCGTTTATCTGTCAGTACATTCCCGCGGATGTCGTGAAGAAGGTCGCGGCCGTGGGCTTTGTGATCATCGGCGTGCTCATCTACTTCGACAAGCTCTGA
- a CDS encoding HD-GYP domain-containing protein — translation MQPSPKQQEQTESGKGPRFIPFSPLFILPSTRSGFTVLLNQNDRLVLYAKGGDIFTEAHRQRLLEMGVERVYVRAEEKGFYEEYMRSHLGELLDDETIPPEDRAAAWYQTSIGITREIFQNRLSTPATGKRFAQIEGLVKDTSAYLADPKALKKIAAYIQRGFHLYDHALGVMVLTVSLLRTFPQADDELLFRVGMGAILHDIGKTTLPEYLLQKRSDLMTPEERRLFRTHPAAGIAVLAGMTLESETLHCILFHHEQSDGKGYPAGVASQELPLHARALILCNAYDNLTRATPDGPAKNPFEALTQIKADRERYDIECIKRLIMVLSNAEIA, via the coding sequence ATGCAACCTTCCCCCAAGCAGCAAGAACAGACAGAATCCGGCAAAGGGCCCCGCTTCATACCCTTTTCGCCCCTTTTCATCCTCCCCTCCACCCGCTCCGGCTTCACCGTTCTGCTCAACCAGAACGATCGCCTTGTGCTTTACGCCAAGGGCGGGGACATATTCACCGAGGCGCACCGCCAGCGCCTGCTGGAGATGGGCGTGGAGCGCGTCTACGTCCGCGCCGAGGAGAAGGGATTTTATGAAGAGTACATGCGCAGCCATCTGGGCGAGCTGCTGGACGACGAAACCATCCCGCCGGAGGACCGCGCCGCAGCCTGGTACCAGACCTCCATCGGGATCACGCGCGAGATATTCCAGAATCGACTTTCCACGCCGGCCACAGGCAAGCGTTTCGCCCAGATAGAGGGACTGGTCAAAGACACCTCCGCCTACCTGGCCGATCCCAAAGCTCTCAAAAAAATCGCGGCCTACATCCAGCGCGGCTTCCATCTCTACGACCACGCCCTCGGCGTCATGGTGCTCACGGTCTCGCTCCTGCGCACCTTTCCGCAAGCGGACGATGAGCTCCTCTTCCGCGTGGGCATGGGCGCCATACTCCACGACATCGGCAAGACCACCCTGCCCGAGTATCTGCTGCAGAAGCGCTCCGACCTCATGACACCGGAGGAGCGGCGCCTGTTCCGCACCCATCCGGCCGCCGGCATCGCCGTGCTCGCGGGCATGACCCTGGAGAGCGAAACCCTGCACTGCATCCTCTTCCACCACGAGCAGTCCGACGGCAAGGGCTACCCTGCAGGCGTGGCCAGCCAGGAGCTGCCGCTGCATGCCCGCGCCCTCATACTCTGCAATGCCTATGACAACCTGACCCGCGCCACCCCTGACGGCCCCGCCAAAAACCCCTTCGAGGCCCTCACCCAGATCAAAGCTGATAGGGAACGCTACGATATCGAGTGCATCAAGCGGTTGATTATGGTACTTTCCAATGCGGAAATCGCGTGA